In Amycolatopsis jiangsuensis, the following proteins share a genomic window:
- a CDS encoding SAM-dependent methyltransferase — MSIEGVGATALLTAYARAEETVRADRRFDDPIARVFVESVTGSAGAALLPLGMARTDGPSELWVSFREYFAGRTPFYDRQLLDAVDRGVRQVVLLAAGLDARAFRLALPHDTTVFEVDSDPVLRFKQENLDRIGATPSCRRVIVPADLREDWSSALIDAGLRTDQPILWVAEGLLMYLDRIESDRLLSVITAQTRGEGSIATEYPARFPDAAIFAALTTLETDRAAAAAMASLVRSGPAEPPAEWLCRYGWSCSSTDVASEIAASRRKVPAVFTDWTRGVPVWLLSGGRRPSTSLRQVSVAERPRGRRA, encoded by the coding sequence AGACGGTTCGAGCCGATCGGCGGTTCGACGACCCGATCGCCCGGGTCTTCGTCGAATCGGTGACCGGATCCGCCGGCGCGGCACTGCTGCCGTTGGGCATGGCTCGTACCGACGGCCCGTCGGAGCTGTGGGTGTCGTTCCGCGAGTACTTCGCCGGCCGGACCCCATTCTACGACCGACAGCTTCTCGATGCCGTCGACCGGGGTGTGCGGCAGGTCGTGCTCTTGGCCGCGGGGCTCGATGCCCGGGCATTCCGGTTGGCCCTCCCACACGACACCACGGTGTTCGAAGTGGATTCCGATCCTGTGTTGCGGTTCAAGCAGGAGAATCTCGACCGGATCGGGGCCACGCCGAGCTGCCGACGGGTAATCGTCCCGGCCGACTTGCGCGAAGATTGGTCAAGCGCGTTGATCGACGCGGGGCTGCGCACCGACCAGCCGATCCTCTGGGTGGCAGAAGGTCTGCTGATGTACCTTGACAGGATCGAGAGCGATCGTCTGCTGTCCGTGATCACCGCGCAGACCCGCGGTGAGGGCTCGATCGCGACGGAATACCCGGCCCGGTTCCCAGACGCCGCGATCTTCGCGGCGCTCACCACGCTCGAGACGGACCGAGCCGCGGCCGCTGCGATGGCGTCGCTGGTCCGTTCGGGTCCTGCGGAGCCTCCGGCGGAGTGGCTGTGTCGCTACGGGTGGAGCTGCAGCTCGACCGACGTGGCGAGCGAAATCGCCGCGAGCAGGAGGAAAGTGCCGGCGGTGTTCACCGACTGGACGCGCGGAGTACCGGTCTGGCTGCTGTCCGGCGGCCGGAGGCCGTCAACGTCGCTGCGGCAGGTCTCCGTTGCTGAGCGTCCCCGCGGTCGCCGTGCCTGA